The genomic window AGAGCGATGAAGGACGCAGCAGGCTGCGATAAGCCTCGGGGAGCTGCCAAGCAAGCTTTGATCCGAGGATCTCCGAATGGGGCAACCCGGTAGAGCAAACCTCTACCATTCCTATATCTGATTCAGGTATAGGAAGGCAAACCTGGTGAACTGAAACATCTTAGTAACCAGAGGAAAAGAAATCAAACGAGATTCCGAAAGTAGCGGCGAGCGAAATCGGAAAAGCCCAAACCTAAGGCTGTGCCAAAGAGGGTATTCGTTGCAGCTTTAGGGGTTGTAAGAAAAAGGAGTCTCGCTAAATACCCTTAGCGAGGGGGTTAGTTTGTTCTTAGCTGAAAACGCTGGAAAGCGTTGCCATAGAAGGTGATAGCCCTGTAGGCGAAAAGAACAATTCTACCCTATCCTTTTTTCTTGAGTAGCTCGAGGCACGTGGAACCTTGAGTGAATCTGGGGGGACCATCCTCCAAGGCTAAATATGCTCAATTGACCGATAGTGCACAAGTACCGTGAGGGAAAGGTGAAAAGAACCCCGGCGAGGGGAGTGAAATAGAACCTGAAACCGTATGCTAACAATCAGCCATGGGACTATTGGGTAACCAAGTCTTTTGGCATGCCTTTTGCATAATGAGCCAGCGAGTTAATCTTCAAGGTTTGGATAAGAGGTATTAAGCCTCGCATCCGTAGCGAAAGCGAGTCCAAATAGGGCGATTGATCTTGGGGATTAGACCCGAAGCCAGGTGATCTATCCATGGCCAGGCTGAAGTGGGAGTAAAACCTCATGGAGGGCCGAACCGGTGTAGGTTGAAAACTGCTCGGATGAGCTGTGGATAGGGGTGAAAGGCCAATCAAACTTGGCGATAGCTGGTTCTCCCCGAAATATATTGAGGTATAGCCTCTTGCTTAGGACGATGGGGGTAGAGCACTTATTGGGCTAGGGGGCTCACCCGCCTACCAAACCCAGTTAAACTCCGAATACCATCTGTACCGTGCAAGGGAGTCAGACTGCGGGCGACAAGGTCCGTTAGTCGAGAGGGAAACAGCCCAGACCGCCTGCTAAGGTCCCTAAACTAATCTAAGTGGAAAAGGATGTCAAAGCGCTAAAACAGCCAGGAGGTTGGCTTAGAAGCAGCCATCCTTTAAAGAAAGCGTAATAGCTCACTGGTCGAGTGCTTTGGCGCCGAAGATTTAACGGGGCTCAAGATTAGTACCGAAGCAGCGGATCAGACACTTTTAGTGTCTGGTGGTAGGGGATGCGTTCCTGTCATGCGTTGAAGGTGTACCGTAAGGAGCACTGGAGCGACAGGAAGTGAGTATGCTGGCACGAGTAGCGAAAAAACAGGTGAAAACCCTGTTCGCCTAAAGTCTAAGGTTTCCTATCCAACGTCAATCGGGGTAGGGTTAGTCGGTCCCTAAGGCGAGGCCGAAAGGCGTAGCTGATGGAAAACAGGTTAATATTCCTGTACCAACTGTAGTTACCGATGGGGGGACGCATCGTGGTAGAAGGAGTGGGTAGATGGTTTGCCCACCGAAGCGTGTAGCTAGAGCGTGCAGGCAAATCCGCACGCTCGCTTAATGCGAGGCGCGATAGGCAGTGGATCCCTTCGGGGTGAAGCTTGTGTCCTTTGAAGCCATAATGCCAAGAAAAGCCTCTAAGGGTTTAAAGCTACAGTTGACCGTACCGCAAACCGACACAGGTAGACTGGCTTAGAAGGCTAAGGCGATTGAGATAACTCTGGTCAAGGAACTCGGCAAATTGACCCCGTAAGTTCGCGAGAAGGGGTGCCTGGGGTAGTGTAGAGGTTTACCCTCGAAGCTATACCAGGTCGCAGTGACAAGGCCCAGCCAACTGTTTAACAAAAACACAGGACTCTGCAAACTCGACTTAAGAGGATGTATAGGGTCTGACGCCTGCCCAGTGCCGGAAGGTTAAAGGGAGGGGTTAACCGCAAGGTGAAGCTCCAAACTGAAGCCCCGGTAAACGGCGGCCGTAACTATAACGGTCCTAAGGTAGCGAAATTCCTTGTCGGGTAAATTCCGACCCGCATGAAAGGCGTAATGAGTTGGGCACTGTCTCGACCAGAGGCTCAGTGAAACTGTGTTGGCGGTGAAAACACCGTCTACCCGCGGCAAGACAGAAAGACCCCGGAACCTTTACTATAACTTGAGATTGGGGTTAGGTTGTGGATGCGTAGGATAGGTGGGAGGCTGTGAAGCTACCCTTCCGGGGGTAGCAGAGCCGTCCTTGAAATACCACCCTTCCACAACTTGATCTCTAACTGACCACACTGAATCGTGTGGCAAGACAGTCTCTGGTGGGTAGTTTGACTGGGGCGGTCGCCTCCTAAAAAGTAACGGAGGTGCGCAAAGGTTGGCTCAGGGCGTATAGAAATCGCCTCTTAGAGTGTAAAGGCAAAAGCCAGCCTGACTGTGAGAGGGACACCTCGATCAGACACGAAAGTGGGCCTTAGTGATCCGGTGGTTTCCGTATGGAAGGGCCATCGCTCAACGGATAAAAGGTACTCTGGGGATAACAGGCTGATACCGCCCAAGAGTTCACATCGACGGCGGTGTTTGGCACCTCGATGTCGGCTCATCACATCCTGGGGCTGGAGAAGGTCCCAAGGGTTCGGCTGTTCGCCGATTAAAGTGGTACGCGAGCTGGGTTCAGAACGTCGTGAGACAGTTCGGTCCTTATCTGCCGTGGGCGTAGGAGATTTGAGGGAATCTGTCCTTAGTACGAGAGGACCGGGATGGACGCACCTCTGGTGTAGCAGTTGTGGCACCAGCTGCAGGCGCTGCGTAGCTATGTGCGGAAAATGGATAACCGCTGAAAGCATCTAAGCGGGAAGCCAATCCCAAGATGAGATCTCCCAAGCCGCAAGGCTTCTAAAGGTCCCTTGGAGACTACGAGGTTGATAGGCGCAAGGTGTAAGTGCAGCAATGCATTAAGCTGATGCGTACTAATAGACCGTGTGGCTTAAACTTTTTTGCTCTTTAATAGTTAGATGCAAACAATTCCCCTGGTGGCGATAGTATAGCGGGAAACACCCGATCCCATCCCGAACTCGGCAGTTAAGCCGCTATGCGCCGATGGTAGTCTGGGAGCGCCCAGGCAAGAGTAGGTACTGCCAGGGGGTTTGAGATATATTCATGCAAAGAATATTCCTGTTAGACCAATTTAATAACATTTCATTAAATATCGTTTTGTGTTGTCCTGATATTCCTCAAAATACAGGAAATATTGCAAGGCTCTGTGTAGGTGCTGGTGCAAAGCTACATTTGATAAAACCTTTTGGATTTACACTTACAGATAAAAAACTCAAACGTGCAGGCCTTGATTATTGGGAAAATCTTGATCTTGTAATCTATGATTCTATAGAAGATTTTTTTCAAAAAAATAGCAATATTAACTTTTATATAGCTACTACGAAAGCAAAACTTAGTTATTATGAAGTTAAATATAATATTGGCGATTTTTTAATGTTTGGATCTGAGACAGGCGGTTTTCCATATGAGTATATAAGCAAATACTTTGATAGGTGTATTAATATACCAATGAAATCTACTGTAAGATCAATTAATCTGTCAAATTCGGTGGCAATTGTATTGTATGAAGCACTAAGACAGATTATGCATTCAAATAACTAAGAATGCATCACCATAACTAAAAAACCTGTATTTTTCTTCAATGGCTTTTTTATAGCAAAAGTGTGTATCTTCTATGCCAATAAGAGCTGCAACAAGCATTATAAGTGTTGATTTAGGTAAATGAAAATTTGTTAATATATTATTAACTGTTTTAAATTTATAACCAGGATAAATAAATATATCTGTTTTAGCAGAGGTTGGTTTAATATAACCTTGATCATTTGAGGCACTCTCTAATGCTCTAACAACTGTAGTTCCAACTGGCAAAATATTTCGGTTTTCAAGTTTAGCTTTATTGTATATTTGTGCTGTTTTTGCCGATATTTCAAAATACTCTTCATGCATTTTATGCTCTTGTATATTTTGAGTTTCAACGCTTTTAAATGTGCCAAGCCCAACATGCAAAGTGATATAGGCTATTTGAACTCCTTTTTGTTTAATTTGATCAAGTAAATTACTGGTAAAATGCAAACTGGCAGTAGGTGCTGCAATTGAACCTTCAATTTCAGCAAAAACAGTTTGATAATACTGTTTATCTAAAGCATCAAATTCTTTGTTTTTTCTTTTAATATAAGGTGGAAGCGGCATAGAACCTATTTCGTAAAGGTATTCTCTAATATCGTTAGTGGTGTCAAATTTTATAATTTTTTTTTGCTCATTTGTTTGTATAATTGTAGCTTTTAGATTTTTGGCAAGGTTGATTTTTGTATCATGTTTTATTTTTCCTTTTATAAAACAATAATATGTATTTTTTTCAATTTGTTCAATAAGCAAAATCCCAATAGAACCACCACTTTCTTTTTTTGCAGATAGTTTTGCAGGTATCACTTTGGTATTATTTAGTACTATTAGATCACCTGGAGATAAGAATTCTATAATATCTTTGAATATTTTATGAGAAATACTTTTATTTTTTTTGTTATATACAAAAAGCCTGCATTCATCTGGTGGAATATGAGGTTTTTGGGCTATAAGTTCTTTTGGAAGATTATAATCAAAAGTATCTAAATTCATTGAACTATATAAAATGTCCCAAGACCAACAGCCACTATATCTTCACTGTCGTCTACTACTAGACATTGGGCAACGATGGTTGTAGAGCCAAGGTGTAGAATTTTAGTTTGAGTTTTTAATTCACTATCGCTTGTTGCTTTTGTAAAATTTACTTTTAACTCAAGCGTATATATTTTTTTATCTGTGCCAATAGTTTTAAAAATTTCAGCGCCAAGTGCTATATCTATAAGACTACAAATAGCACCGCCATGCACCACTCCATATATGTTTTTGTTATTTATACCTGGCTTTAAAGTAACATTTTCATTTCTTTTTATGCCAATTAATTTGTCAAAATAGCGTAAATGCGAACCATCTAAATTTTTTACTATTTCGCTTAAGAAATCTATTTCGTGACTGCTTGCATTATTAATAAATTCAATAAGATCCTTTTTACTCACAAGTAAAGATTATAATAATTTAATCTTAAAAATCAATAAAAAGGGTCATTAAAGACCCTTTAGTTTTCCTGAGATTTGGCTGATTCAATGATTTTTTGAGCTTTTTGGGCAGGCACTTCTTCATAGCCATAAAATTTTGTTCTAAAAAAGCCTCTACCAGCTGTGAGAGAACGAAGCGTTGGGGCATATTCTAAGATTTCTGCTTCTGGCACCAATACAATTACCTGTTTGAAGTTGTGCCTTTTGCCGTATGTTTCCATTTTAAGCATTTTGCCACGCCTTGCATTAATATCTCCTATTATATCGCCTACATTTTCTTCTGGCACAAAAACTTCCATCTCAAGAATGGGTTCCAAAAGCGTTGGCTTGCATTTTAGCACACCTTCTTTAAATGCTATGGAACCAGCCATTTGAAAAGAAAAATCGCTCGAATCTACAGGATGATACATGCCATCTATAAGCTTAACTTTAATGTCTGTCATGGGGTATCCTGCCAGCGGACCTTTTTCCATAGCGCTTTTTACACCTTTTTCAACTGATGGTATAAATTGGCGAGGTATTGCGCCACCTACTATCATGTCAACAAATTCAAACCCAGCACCTCTTGGTAGAGGTTCTATTTCTATTGTTACGTCTCCAAATTGTCCATGACCGCCTGTTTGTTTTTTAAATCTTGCTTTGTGTGTGGTTTTATCCTTTATAGTTTCTTTGTATGCTACTTTTGGTAGTTTTAGTTTTATATCAAGGCCAAATTTTTTAAGGCGCGAAACTACAACTTCCAAATGATTTGTACCCATACCTGTTAGTATAAATTCGTTCGTTTCGGTATTTTTCTTAAAAGATAGTGTTAGATCTGATTCCAGAATTTTGCTCATGTATGTTGAAATTTTTTCGTCGTCATTTTTTGATGAACCATATACTGCATAGGAAATAAAAGGCAATGGCATTTTTACAAACTCAACTGGCGTGTCTTTTTTGTCATTTGATAATGTATCGCCTGTTTGTGTATATTTTAATTTAGCTACTGCAATTATATCTCCTGCTTCAGCTGATGTAAGATTTATAGGGTTTTTGCCAATCAAAGTTTGTATGGATCCAATGCGTTCTTCCTGGTCTTTGTTTAAGTTGTAATAAATGCTATCTGGTGTAAATTTACCGCTTAGGATTCTAATAAGGCTTAATTTTCCAGATTGAGGATCATTGTAGGTTTTAAAAACAAAGCCTTTTGAAGTATTATCTTCATTTTTAGCTGAAGGCAAATATGTGTTTGCAAAATCAATTAATGTTTGGGTATTATAACCTGCCAGAGCACTGCCTACAAGTACTGGTATTAATTTTTGAGAAGCTATAGCTTCTTTTAAAGTATTATTAAATAGATTTTGATTTAACTCTTCGCCTGATAAATAATTTTCTAATAATTCATCATTTAAAGAAGACACTTCTTCAATTATCAAAGAATGATAATTGTTTGCTTCTTCTTTTAGGTGTTGGGGTAACTCTATTTCTTTTTGATTAAAATCGTACGCTTTTAAGCTTAATGTATCAATGTAGCCAATAACTTTTTCTTTATCTTTAATTGGTATTTGAAAAGCAATTGCTTTAAATAATTCATTTATAGATTTCAAAGCATTTGAAAAATTACTGTTTTCTTTATCAATAGCATTCACAAAAACAATAAAAGGT from Desulfurella sp. includes these protein-coding regions:
- a CDS encoding tRNA (cytidine(34)-2'-O)-methyltransferase; protein product: MSLNIVLCCPDIPQNTGNIARLCVGAGAKLHLIKPFGFTLTDKKLKRAGLDYWENLDLVIYDSIEDFFQKNSNINFYIATTKAKLSYYEVKYNIGDFLMFGSETGGFPYEYISKYFDRCINIPMKSTVRSINLSNSVAIVLYEALRQIMHSNN
- the queA gene encoding tRNA preQ1(34) S-adenosylmethionine ribosyltransferase-isomerase QueA, giving the protein MNLDTFDYNLPKELIAQKPHIPPDECRLFVYNKKNKSISHKIFKDIIEFLSPGDLIVLNNTKVIPAKLSAKKESGGSIGILLIEQIEKNTYYCFIKGKIKHDTKINLAKNLKATIIQTNEQKKIIKFDTTNDIREYLYEIGSMPLPPYIKRKNKEFDALDKQYYQTVFAEIEGSIAAPTASLHFTSNLLDQIKQKGVQIAYITLHVGLGTFKSVETQNIQEHKMHEEYFEISAKTAQIYNKAKLENRNILPVGTTVVRALESASNDQGYIKPTSAKTDIFIYPGYKFKTVNNILTNFHLPKSTLIMLVAALIGIEDTHFCYKKAIEEKYRFFSYGDAFLVI
- a CDS encoding PaaI family thioesterase — translated: MSKKDLIEFINNASSHEIDFLSEIVKNLDGSHLRYFDKLIGIKRNENVTLKPGINNKNIYGVVHGGAICSLIDIALGAEIFKTIGTDKKIYTLELKVNFTKATSDSELKTQTKILHLGSTTIVAQCLVVDDSEDIVAVGLGTFYIVQ
- a CDS encoding elongation factor G, which encodes MGEVNKKVIAICGAGGCGKSTLVEDILFINKKITRKGSTEKGNLAMDFDSEEIERKVSIQLSIANIQNNNTIIYLIDTPGYHNFIGDALCGIRASDSAILVVDILEGVKAQTERFYYELEKENKPFIVFVNAIDKENSNFSNALKSINELFKAIAFQIPIKDKEKVIGYIDTLSLKAYDFNQKEIELPQHLKEEANNYHSLIIEEVSSLNDELLENYLSGEELNQNLFNNTLKEAIASQKLIPVLVGSALAGYNTQTLIDFANTYLPSAKNEDNTSKGFVFKTYNDPQSGKLSLIRILSGKFTPDSIYYNLNKDQEERIGSIQTLIGKNPINLTSAEAGDIIAVAKLKYTQTGDTLSNDKKDTPVEFVKMPLPFISYAVYGSSKNDDEKISTYMSKILESDLTLSFKKNTETNEFILTGMGTNHLEVVVSRLKKFGLDIKLKLPKVAYKETIKDKTTHKARFKKQTGGHGQFGDVTIEIEPLPRGAGFEFVDMIVGGAIPRQFIPSVEKGVKSAMEKGPLAGYPMTDIKVKLIDGMYHPVDSSDFSFQMAGSIAFKEGVLKCKPTLLEPILEMEVFVPEENVGDIIGDINARRGKMLKMETYGKRHNFKQVIVLVPEAEILEYAPTLRSLTAGRGFFRTKFYGYEEVPAQKAQKIIESAKSQEN